A single region of the Gephyromycinifex aptenodytis genome encodes:
- a CDS encoding MFS transporter, which translates to MSSVPATPAKQSGEWLKSWDPENEATWDKGLAWRTLWITTFCLTLAFIAWFLPSAIIPKLNALGYNFTKGQLYWMAAMPGLAAGLLRLVWMVLPPIMGTRKMVTLTSLLLIASTLGWGVRVQQPTAPYWELMVLAFLAGVGGGAFSGFMPSTSYFFPRRMQGTALGLQAGLGNFGVSIVQLTTPYLIALGGLAIFGGSQQLQMPGVPVKSVFYQNAAFVWIPLMLVGAILAWTMLKSVPIKANIRQQFDIFSNVDTWYMTLLYIMTFGTFSGLSAQFGLLMANLYGIGNPEIVVGAGADAQMLIAGYSVPDVAKFVFLGPLIGAGARVVFSPLTDKMGGGIWTLISGIGLVASIAYTIPTLTPDTTSAATLDAGFAKFLGGMLAIFLFSGIGNASTFKQMPMIFEKRQAGGVIGWTAAIAAFGPFFFGIGLSVMAPGTFYMIGLVFAVMCVVITWVRYVRPGAPKRS; encoded by the coding sequence CGGAGAACGAGGCCACCTGGGACAAGGGTCTGGCCTGGCGCACCTTGTGGATCACCACCTTCTGCCTGACCTTGGCGTTCATCGCCTGGTTCCTGCCCAGCGCGATCATCCCGAAGTTGAATGCCCTCGGTTACAACTTCACCAAGGGCCAGCTCTACTGGATGGCCGCCATGCCCGGCCTGGCAGCAGGTTTGCTGCGTCTGGTGTGGATGGTGCTGCCACCCATCATGGGCACCCGCAAGATGGTCACCTTGACCTCGCTGCTGCTCATCGCCTCCACGTTGGGCTGGGGCGTGCGCGTCCAACAGCCGACGGCTCCGTATTGGGAACTCATGGTGCTGGCATTCCTGGCCGGTGTCGGCGGTGGCGCGTTCTCGGGCTTCATGCCGAGTACTTCCTACTTCTTCCCTCGGCGGATGCAAGGAACCGCATTGGGCCTGCAGGCCGGTCTGGGTAACTTCGGGGTCTCCATCGTCCAGCTCACCACGCCGTATCTCATCGCGTTGGGCGGGCTGGCCATCTTCGGCGGCAGTCAGCAACTGCAGATGCCGGGCGTGCCGGTCAAGAGCGTCTTCTACCAGAACGCGGCCTTCGTCTGGATCCCGTTGATGCTCGTCGGCGCCATCCTGGCCTGGACGATGCTGAAGTCGGTGCCGATCAAGGCCAACATCAGGCAGCAGTTCGACATCTTCAGCAATGTCGACACCTGGTACATGACGCTGCTCTACATCATGACCTTCGGTACGTTCTCGGGCCTGTCGGCGCAGTTCGGTCTGCTCATGGCCAACCTGTACGGCATCGGCAACCCCGAAATCGTGGTGGGCGCCGGCGCAGACGCCCAGATGCTCATCGCGGGTTATTCCGTGCCCGACGTAGCCAAGTTCGTCTTCCTCGGCCCGCTCATCGGCGCCGGGGCTCGGGTGGTGTTCTCACCGTTGACCGACAAGATGGGCGGTGGAATCTGGACCCTCATCTCTGGGATTGGGCTGGTGGCCTCGATCGCCTACACCATTCCGACGCTGACCCCCGACACGACCTCGGCAGCGACCCTGGACGCCGGCTTCGCCAAATTCCTGGGCGGGATGCTCGCCATCTTCCTGTTCTCCGGGATCGGCAATGCGTCCACGTTCAAGCAGATGCCGATGATCTTCGAGAAGCGGCAGGCCGGTGGCGTCATCGGTTGGACAGCCGCGATCGCCGCCTTCGGTCCGTTCTTCTTCGGGATCGGCCTGAGCGTCATGGCGCCGGGCACCTTCTACATGATCGGCTTGGTCTTCGCCGTCATGTGCGTAGTCATCACCTGGGTGCGGTACGTGCGCCCTGGGGCGCCCAAACGTAGCTGA
- a CDS encoding M20/M25/M40 family metallo-hydrolase: MDVSKARELAQAQMPTVRENLATLVAHRSIAFPGFPPEPMKAIADDLVRMFTEAGVEGVHLREIEGGYPAVFAEIPGPQGSPVVTMYAHYDVQPAPESQGWTVDPWSLTEGEDGRLYGRGSADDKSGVVAILATLAAFEGKPPVTVRLCLEGEEETGSHIEAHVENHPEDFRSDVFVVADSGNQSVGRPALTTGLRGDCSVTVHLRTVDKALHSGLFGGAAPDALVALVQLLASMYDETGATVIEGLDSFDWPDEEDIDEEGFRASAAVLDGVQLQGSGRLSSRLWSRPAATVIGIDAPPVEGAANIVIPQASARISLRIVPGCDPQVQLDALEKHLREHTPRGAQLEIGDYKLFGAWKAAEGGPATTVAESAMSDAFGAPCGQHGSGGSIPLVQTFLDTSPGAEAILWGAEDEEKARIHGPDESVDPKELEDLIVAQILFLARLAEQS, encoded by the coding sequence ATGGATGTCAGCAAGGCCCGCGAACTCGCCCAGGCGCAGATGCCCACTGTGCGCGAGAACCTCGCAACTCTCGTCGCCCACCGATCCATCGCCTTCCCGGGTTTTCCGCCTGAGCCGATGAAGGCCATCGCCGACGACCTGGTGCGGATGTTCACCGAGGCAGGCGTCGAAGGCGTACATCTGCGCGAGATCGAGGGCGGGTATCCCGCGGTGTTCGCCGAGATCCCTGGCCCGCAGGGTTCGCCCGTCGTCACCATGTACGCGCACTATGACGTGCAACCGGCCCCCGAATCACAGGGGTGGACCGTCGACCCGTGGAGTCTGACCGAGGGCGAGGACGGCCGGTTGTACGGCCGCGGCTCCGCCGACGACAAGTCAGGTGTGGTGGCGATCCTGGCCACACTGGCAGCCTTCGAGGGTAAGCCTCCGGTCACCGTGCGGCTCTGCCTGGAAGGCGAGGAAGAGACCGGCAGCCACATCGAGGCCCACGTCGAGAACCATCCGGAAGACTTCCGCTCCGACGTCTTCGTCGTTGCCGATTCGGGCAACCAGAGCGTCGGGCGGCCTGCGTTGACGACGGGTCTGCGCGGGGACTGCTCGGTGACCGTGCACCTGCGCACCGTGGACAAAGCGCTGCACTCCGGGTTGTTCGGCGGCGCCGCACCCGATGCGCTTGTTGCGCTCGTCCAGCTGCTGGCCTCGATGTACGACGAGACCGGCGCCACCGTGATCGAGGGGCTGGACTCCTTCGACTGGCCCGACGAGGAAGACATCGACGAAGAGGGCTTCCGCGCCTCGGCCGCCGTTCTCGACGGCGTTCAGCTGCAGGGCTCCGGCCGACTGTCCAGCCGGTTGTGGAGCCGTCCCGCGGCCACCGTCATCGGCATCGACGCGCCGCCGGTGGAGGGCGCCGCCAACATCGTCATCCCGCAGGCCAGCGCCCGAATCAGCCTTCGGATCGTGCCCGGTTGCGACCCCCAGGTCCAGCTCGACGCCCTGGAGAAGCACCTGCGTGAGCACACCCCGCGCGGGGCTCAGCTCGAGATCGGTGACTACAAGCTGTTCGGTGCGTGGAAGGCCGCCGAGGGCGGTCCAGCCACCACCGTGGCGGAATCAGCGATGAGCGATGCTTTCGGGGCTCCCTGCGGCCAGCACGGCTCCGGCGGGTCGATCCCGCTGGTGCAGACCTTCCTGGACACCTCCCCGGGCGCCGAAGCGATCTTGTGGGGCGCCGAAGACGAGGAGAAGGCACGCATCCACGGCCCCGACGAGTCGGTGGACCCCAAGGAACTGGAAGACCTCATCGTCGCCCAGATCCTGTTCCTGGCCCGTCTGGCCGAACAGAGCTGA
- a CDS encoding DUF2249 domain-containing protein, with protein MSEHTNGHGCGGGAKSAENNGGGCGGGGCGGMCGGGSYVPTLDARAIDPTIRQSAIFGVLMGLPAAGSVKIIGVTDPSPIAELLESRLPGEYSVAVQEVAELEWHATFSRSAAA; from the coding sequence ATGAGCGAGCACACCAACGGGCACGGTTGCGGCGGCGGCGCCAAGTCCGCTGAGAACAACGGCGGCGGTTGCGGCGGCGGCGGCTGCGGTGGGATGTGCGGTGGCGGCAGCTATGTCCCCACGCTCGACGCGCGGGCGATCGACCCGACGATCCGGCAGTCGGCGATCTTCGGCGTGCTCATGGGCCTCCCGGCTGCCGGCAGCGTGAAGATCATCGGCGTCACCGACCCCTCACCCATCGCCGAGCTGCTGGAATCGCGACTTCCGGGGGAGTACAGCGTGGCCGTGCAGGAGGTGGCCGAGCTCGAGTGGCACGCCACCTTCTCCCGTTCTGCGGCCGCTTGA
- a CDS encoding CBS domain-containing protein, translating to MLVREIMTCPALSIHADADLDAAIQLLAGKRVTALPVVDEHEHLVGVLSEIDVLRRAVEPDTRAHAIPVQQTAPLPKTVSEIMTTSPHTTTEGADVTDLIELFTKTSVKSLPVVRGPKLIGVVSRSDIIRALWRTDADLLDDLRSAFHDYGQDSWKISVEHGVVKVGGVGSSRERDIAAAIARSVLGVRRVHVIEPEDPAA from the coding sequence ATGTTGGTCCGCGAGATCATGACTTGCCCCGCTCTGTCCATCCACGCCGACGCCGACCTCGACGCTGCAATTCAGCTTCTGGCCGGCAAACGGGTCACCGCTCTCCCCGTGGTCGACGAGCATGAACACCTTGTCGGGGTGCTGAGCGAGATCGACGTCTTGCGCCGGGCGGTCGAGCCCGACACGCGCGCGCACGCGATCCCGGTGCAGCAGACCGCGCCGCTGCCCAAGACGGTGTCCGAGATCATGACCACCTCGCCGCACACCACGACCGAGGGCGCTGACGTCACCGACCTCATCGAGCTGTTCACAAAAACCAGCGTCAAGAGCCTGCCGGTCGTTCGCGGCCCCAAGCTCATCGGCGTCGTGAGCCGCAGCGACATCATCCGCGCCCTCTGGCGCACCGATGCCGACCTGCTGGATGACCTGCGCTCGGCCTTCCACGACTACGGCCAGGACTCCTGGAAGATCTCCGTCGAGCATGGCGTGGTCAAGGTCGGCGGTGTCGGATCGAGTCGTGAGCGAGACATCGCTGCGGCAATCGCCCGCTCGGTACTCGGCGTGCGCCGGGTCCACGTCATCGAGCCCGAAGACCCCGCGGCGTGA
- a CDS encoding DsbA family protein: MTPPSSAHDAPDEQATSQVEQEPTVVTAAGNPRASSSRTAMWVAVIAVIALVTGVMAFAAGRRAGDAADAPAVAASATNAPTEPGAPPAGEAGNPSEDELNAMLAKLPRRDPNDPMAKGRPDAKVVLIEYSDWRCPFCALWARNTLPALQTHLEDGTLRIEYRDMPIFGEQSEVAARAGRAAATQGQFWPFYDAVFEAAPERGHPNLDQAKLRELAQKAGVLDLERFEADLADAKTDEGIERDVAEAQQLGAPRSVPLFIVGDEALMGAQPTEAFLAAIERQAAKAG; this comes from the coding sequence GTGACGCCCCCCTCATCGGCGCACGACGCCCCCGACGAGCAGGCAACCTCCCAGGTCGAACAAGAGCCCACAGTCGTGACCGCAGCGGGCAACCCCCGCGCATCGTCCTCCCGGACGGCGATGTGGGTGGCGGTCATCGCGGTGATCGCACTGGTCACCGGGGTTATGGCATTCGCGGCCGGGCGACGCGCAGGCGATGCAGCGGATGCTCCCGCGGTCGCGGCCAGCGCGACCAACGCGCCCACAGAACCGGGTGCGCCCCCGGCGGGCGAGGCCGGAAATCCCTCGGAGGATGAGCTCAACGCAATGCTGGCCAAGCTGCCCCGCCGGGACCCCAACGATCCGATGGCCAAGGGCCGGCCCGACGCCAAGGTCGTCCTGATCGAGTATTCGGACTGGCGTTGCCCCTTCTGCGCACTCTGGGCACGAAACACCCTCCCGGCGCTACAAACCCACCTAGAAGACGGCACCTTGCGGATCGAATACCGCGACATGCCTATCTTCGGGGAACAGTCCGAGGTCGCCGCGCGCGCCGGACGTGCCGCCGCGACCCAAGGCCAGTTCTGGCCCTTTTACGACGCCGTCTTCGAGGCCGCGCCCGAGCGAGGCCACCCCAATCTCGACCAAGCCAAGCTGCGCGAACTGGCCCAGAAGGCAGGCGTGCTCGACCTCGAGCGGTTCGAGGCCGACCTTGCCGACGCCAAGACCGACGAGGGTATCGAGCGCGATGTCGCCGAAGCCCAACAGTTGGGCGCGCCGCGAAGCGTGCCGCTGTTCATCGTCGGCGATGAGGCCCTGATGGGTGCCCAACCCACTGAAGCCTTCCTGGCCGCCATCGAGCGGCAGGCCGCCAAGGCCGGCTGA
- a CDS encoding cytochrome c biogenesis CcdA family protein, translating to MGTGLGIGDIGYAAAFLGGVATLLSPCAAMLLPAFFAYAFTSRTTLIGRTGLFYLGLLTTLVPLGALAGSLGALLVEHRPRVVLVVGVLVIIFGVLQAGAIPLPGLTRRQSRGADSASPVSIYLLGTAYGIAGVCSGPILGSVLAVAALGGDVLYGGILLAVYAAGMLLPLLLLALAWDRFDLGSARWLRPRPVRLALPGAHVETTVGNLVSGGLFVLVGLVLVFTEGTAALSGVLGVQAQQSLEVATRQWAARIPDLAVILGLAVLAVLAVVVAARSRRRHQQTTDRPL from the coding sequence GTGGGTACCGGATTGGGCATCGGCGACATCGGATACGCCGCGGCGTTCCTGGGTGGAGTGGCAACCTTGCTCAGCCCGTGCGCCGCAATGCTGCTGCCAGCGTTCTTCGCTTACGCCTTCACCTCGCGCACGACCCTCATCGGTCGAACGGGCCTGTTCTATCTCGGGCTCCTGACCACCCTGGTTCCGCTGGGTGCGCTGGCGGGCAGCCTGGGCGCTCTGCTCGTCGAGCACCGCCCGAGGGTGGTTCTGGTGGTCGGAGTCCTGGTGATCATCTTCGGGGTACTGCAAGCCGGCGCAATCCCGCTACCCGGTTTGACGCGGCGCCAGTCGCGCGGAGCGGACTCCGCCAGCCCGGTCTCGATCTACCTGCTCGGCACCGCCTACGGGATCGCCGGCGTGTGCTCGGGGCCGATTCTGGGTTCGGTGCTGGCCGTCGCAGCGCTGGGAGGGGACGTGCTGTACGGCGGGATCCTGCTGGCCGTGTACGCCGCGGGAATGCTGCTGCCGCTGCTGCTGCTAGCGCTTGCCTGGGACCGCTTCGACCTGGGCTCGGCGCGCTGGCTGCGCCCCCGGCCGGTGCGGCTGGCGCTGCCCGGAGCCCATGTCGAAACGACCGTCGGCAACCTGGTCTCGGGAGGCTTGTTCGTTCTCGTGGGGCTGGTGCTGGTGTTCACCGAGGGCACCGCGGCTCTGTCCGGGGTCCTGGGCGTGCAAGCTCAGCAGTCCCTGGAAGTAGCCACCCGGCAGTGGGCTGCGCGGATCCCTGATCTGGCGGTCATCCTCGGTCTGGCCGTGTTGGCTGTGCTCGCAGTGGTGGTCGCCGCCCGCAGCCGTCGGCGCCACCAGCAGACGACAGACCGCCCGCTGTAG
- a CDS encoding NifU family protein → MELIPVHPESVPGEPLQLRWVTPPGALPVRGDVSQAPGELGRLLSTGELAGMRVEPAAVLITLPEGGSWRELGPRVRTALTAALADADGWIVRQSGQNSADALSPEADRAAQVAYNDSDRELAWAAQCVIQGPAGEYVRSHGGHIELVQVQDGRVDVRLTGACGHCSGASSTLHTRVEADLRAACPQVVQVRQIEAEPSPGRKAPWPSLRRGSD, encoded by the coding sequence ATGGAACTCATTCCCGTACACCCGGAATCGGTGCCCGGTGAGCCGTTGCAGCTTCGGTGGGTGACTCCGCCGGGGGCGCTGCCGGTGCGCGGCGACGTGTCGCAGGCACCTGGCGAGCTGGGGCGTCTGCTCAGCACCGGTGAGTTGGCCGGGATGCGGGTCGAGCCGGCAGCCGTGCTCATCACGCTGCCCGAAGGTGGCTCCTGGCGGGAGCTGGGCCCGCGCGTACGGACGGCGTTGACGGCGGCGCTGGCCGACGCCGACGGATGGATCGTTCGCCAATCGGGGCAAAACAGTGCAGATGCGCTGTCTCCTGAAGCAGATCGCGCGGCCCAGGTTGCCTACAACGACAGCGACCGGGAGTTGGCCTGGGCTGCCCAGTGCGTCATCCAGGGCCCGGCAGGTGAGTATGTGCGCTCGCATGGCGGCCACATCGAGTTGGTCCAGGTTCAGGATGGCCGCGTCGATGTGCGCCTCACCGGGGCCTGCGGCCACTGCTCGGGCGCCAGCTCCACATTGCACACTCGAGTGGAGGCCGACCTTCGGGCCGCCTGCCCGCAAGTGGTGCAGGTGCGTCAGATCGAGGCCGAGCCTTCGCCGGGGCGCAAAGCCCCGTGGCCCAGTCTTCGGCGCGGTTCCGATTGA
- the feoB gene encoding ferrous iron transporter B, which translates to MSGHEHHGGGSATLKNPVKARIALVGSPNSGKTTLFNALTGLRAKTGNYPGVTVARYEGLCRVDGEDLLIEDLPGTYSLDPISPDEHVVIDVLDPEDAATQTPDALLVLLDATTLRRSLGLLAHVLQVGLPSTVVVTFGDELQRRGGALDLAALERALGVPVVPVVGGGAGLADLRRRLADARSWPTPVVPPPTDPAELTSWIDSVLSSARYTVPQADQRTRRIDSVLLHPVWGTLVFFAVMFAFFQTIFTVAAPLQDLVESAFAALGGLVAEHVTNPWLASFLSDALIGGVGGVLVFLPQIALLFFLVSLMEGVGYMSRAAFLMDRVMSRAGLEGRAFVALLSSVACAIPGIMATRTLPSARDRISTMMAAPLMTCSARLPVYVLLIGLLVPREATFGPFGAQGTIMFALYLAGAVSAMAAAWVFQRFGERRGPVLPFYMEMPTYRVPSLRSVGLAVWDSCRAFLRKVTTIILTTTIILWLLLNLPARSPAEMSAAGIDVNDEGVVAEYVLDNSYAASLGRVAQPVFEPLGFDWRINIGVLASLSAREVFVATLGQVAAASDPDNPGDALANMTVADGEHAGEPLFSPPTIAALLVFFLYALQCMATVGVMRRETGSWKWPAIAFGYMFALAWGLGYLARLVVSAWTG; encoded by the coding sequence ATGAGCGGACACGAACACCACGGGGGCGGCTCCGCGACGCTGAAGAACCCGGTCAAAGCCCGGATCGCGCTGGTCGGAAGCCCCAACAGCGGTAAGACGACTCTGTTCAACGCCCTGACCGGGCTGCGGGCCAAGACCGGCAACTATCCCGGCGTGACCGTGGCACGTTACGAAGGACTATGCCGGGTCGATGGTGAGGACCTGCTCATCGAGGACCTGCCGGGCACCTACAGCCTGGACCCGATCAGCCCGGACGAGCATGTCGTCATCGACGTGCTCGATCCCGAGGACGCCGCGACGCAGACCCCAGATGCGCTGCTGGTGCTGCTGGATGCGACGACTCTGCGTCGCTCCCTGGGGCTGCTCGCCCATGTCCTGCAGGTTGGTTTGCCCAGCACCGTGGTGGTCACCTTCGGTGACGAACTGCAACGCCGCGGTGGCGCTTTGGACCTAGCCGCGCTGGAACGGGCGCTCGGGGTGCCGGTCGTCCCGGTGGTGGGCGGTGGCGCCGGACTGGCGGACTTGCGACGCCGCCTGGCCGATGCCCGGTCCTGGCCCACCCCGGTTGTGCCCCCGCCCACGGACCCAGCCGAGCTGACCTCGTGGATCGACTCCGTGCTCAGCTCTGCGCGCTACACAGTTCCGCAAGCCGACCAGCGCACCCGGCGCATCGATTCGGTCCTGTTGCACCCGGTGTGGGGAACGCTGGTCTTCTTCGCCGTGATGTTCGCGTTCTTCCAGACGATCTTCACTGTCGCGGCGCCGCTGCAGGACCTGGTCGAGTCGGCCTTCGCCGCCCTTGGCGGGCTGGTCGCCGAGCACGTCACGAACCCGTGGCTGGCCAGCTTCCTGTCTGACGCGCTCATCGGTGGGGTGGGAGGCGTGCTGGTCTTCCTCCCGCAGATCGCCCTGTTGTTCTTCCTGGTCTCCCTCATGGAGGGCGTCGGATACATGTCCAGGGCGGCCTTCCTCATGGACCGTGTGATGAGCCGGGCGGGCTTGGAAGGGCGAGCCTTCGTGGCCCTGCTCTCCAGCGTGGCCTGCGCGATCCCGGGCATCATGGCCACCCGTACGCTGCCTTCGGCGCGGGACCGCATCTCCACGATGATGGCCGCGCCGCTCATGACCTGCTCGGCCCGGTTGCCGGTTTATGTGCTGCTCATCGGCCTGCTGGTGCCCCGCGAGGCCACCTTCGGGCCCTTCGGCGCCCAAGGCACGATCATGTTCGCCCTCTACCTGGCCGGGGCGGTCTCGGCGATGGCCGCCGCGTGGGTCTTCCAGCGCTTCGGCGAACGGCGTGGACCGGTACTGCCGTTCTACATGGAGATGCCGACCTACCGGGTGCCCAGCCTTCGTTCGGTCGGACTGGCCGTGTGGGACTCCTGCCGGGCCTTCCTGCGCAAGGTCACGACCATCATCTTGACCACGACGATCATCCTGTGGCTGCTGCTCAACCTGCCCGCCCGCTCGCCTGCGGAGATGTCCGCTGCCGGGATCGACGTCAACGACGAAGGCGTCGTGGCCGAGTACGTGCTCGACAACAGCTACGCAGCCTCCCTCGGACGGGTGGCCCAGCCGGTCTTCGAACCGCTCGGCTTCGACTGGCGCATCAACATCGGTGTCCTGGCGTCGTTGTCGGCCCGCGAAGTGTTCGTGGCGACCCTGGGGCAGGTTGCCGCGGCCAGCGATCCGGATAACCCCGGCGACGCGCTGGCCAACATGACCGTGGCAGACGGTGAACACGCCGGTGAGCCACTGTTCTCGCCGCCGACGATCGCCGCGCTGCTCGTCTTCTTCCTCTACGCCCTGCAGTGCATGGCAACCGTAGGGGTGATGAGACGCGAGACCGGTTCCTGGAAGTGGCCCGCGATTGCCTTCGGGTATATGTTCGCTCTCGCCTGGGGGTTGGGCTATCTGGCCCGGCTCGTCGTCTCCGCATGGACGGGTTGA
- a CDS encoding FeoA family protein: MPTPAAGLERERRWWRRPGAAAGSLAALHVGQSATLLGFRDSMSTETTRRLFDLGFTPGAHIELLRRAPMGDPFIFRVADTEIALRRRQAESICVAIDS, encoded by the coding sequence GTGCCGACTCCTGCCGCCGGGCTCGAACGAGAACGCCGCTGGTGGCGCCGGCCCGGCGCCGCAGCGGGTTCGCTGGCCGCGCTGCACGTCGGGCAGAGCGCGACGTTGCTCGGATTCCGCGACAGCATGAGCACCGAGACGACGCGCCGCCTCTTCGACTTGGGGTTCACCCCAGGCGCGCACATCGAGTTGCTGCGCCGTGCCCCGATGGGGGACCCATTCATCTTCCGTGTCGCCGACACTGAGATCGCCCTGCGCCGCCGCCAGGCCGAGTCCATCTGCGTAGCGATCGACTCATGA
- a CDS encoding S24/S26 family peptidase produces MKTVLRAIVSTVALIVLIPLVLMPALAGWVVLPITSSALEPQIRAGSVVVVDPIDPQAEGAPSVQVGDVVTFTPQLGSSELATRRVASIADSPDGRRLTFAPGGRSSADELSAQAGQVRALARYHLPYAGTVLSWVPPTHRPWWARALGILALSYAAWQLWRRREELPNPEGGRDEAVGPHQARPSRSAARRGRREVRRDARSRATASVRSTPGVAARLDALAGLLLSARRSSGGRHRATPEQIVASVRAQEADVERVSAQGLQAVGVADPGRHEPGGAASNADEPGRPGPSRPRTGLTESGGRGAGRAE; encoded by the coding sequence GTGAAGACTGTCCTGCGCGCCATCGTCTCGACCGTGGCGCTGATCGTGCTGATCCCGCTGGTGCTCATGCCCGCTCTGGCAGGCTGGGTGGTGCTCCCGATCACCTCGAGCGCCCTGGAACCGCAGATCCGGGCAGGCAGCGTCGTGGTGGTCGATCCGATCGATCCGCAGGCCGAGGGCGCCCCGAGCGTGCAGGTAGGCGACGTGGTCACCTTCACCCCGCAACTCGGATCGTCCGAGTTGGCGACCCGGCGGGTGGCCTCGATCGCGGACTCCCCTGACGGGCGACGTCTCACCTTCGCCCCCGGCGGTCGTAGTTCCGCAGATGAGCTCTCGGCGCAAGCCGGGCAGGTGCGGGCGCTGGCCCGCTACCACCTGCCATATGCGGGGACAGTGTTGTCGTGGGTGCCGCCCACCCACCGTCCTTGGTGGGCTCGCGCCCTGGGGATCTTGGCGCTGTCCTACGCGGCGTGGCAACTGTGGCGGCGACGCGAGGAACTGCCGAACCCCGAGGGAGGCCGGGACGAGGCCGTCGGCCCCCACCAGGCCCGCCCGAGTCGCAGCGCCGCCCGTCGCGGCCGCCGCGAGGTGCGGCGGGATGCACGTTCCCGGGCGACCGCATCTGTGCGATCCACTCCTGGCGTCGCGGCCCGGCTGGATGCCTTGGCCGGGTTGCTGTTGTCGGCGCGGCGCAGCTCCGGCGGGCGACACCGCGCCACCCCCGAGCAGATCGTTGCCAGCGTGCGCGCCCAGGAAGCGGACGTGGAACGGGTGAGCGCCCAAGGGCTGCAGGCGGTGGGCGTCGCCGACCCAGGCAGACACGAACCAGGCGGGGCCGCCTCGAACGCCGATGAACCAGGCCGTCCAGGCCCCAGTCGGCCACGAACTGGACTCACCGAATCGGGCGGTCGCGGCGCAGGCCGCGCTGAATAG